Below is a genomic region from Desulfobacterales bacterium.
GGCTCCGGTCCCGCCGGGATGACCGTGGCCTTCTACCTGGCCCACGCCGGCTATGAATGCACCATCTTCGAGAGCCTGCCCAGGTCCGGCGGCATGCTCATTGTCGGGATTCCCGCCTATCGGCTGCCCCGGGACATCATTGATGCTGAATTCGATGCCCTTAAAAGCTGCGGGGTCAAGATCATCAACAACGTGGTTATCGGCAAGGACAAGAGCCTGGAGGAGCTGAAGCAAGAGTTTGACGCGGTGTTCATGGGCATCGGCGCCCATGCCAGCCGCAAACTGGGCATTGACGGCGAGGAACTGGAGGGTGTCTCGCACGGGGTGGACTACCTGCGCAAGATCAACCTGGGCGAGACCATGGACATCGGCCGCAAGGTGGTGGTGGTCGGCGGCGGCAATGTGGCCATCGACGTGGCCCGCACCGCATTGCGGACCGGCTCCGACCAGGTGTTCATCCTCTACCGCCGGACCAAGCAGGAGATGCCGGCCGCAGCGGCCGAGATCCATCACCTGGAGGAAGAGGGGGTCAAGATCGAATTCCTGGCCGCCCCGGTCAGGATCCACGGCCAGAACGGCCGGCTGACCAAAATAGAGTGCATCCGGATGAAACTGGGCGAATGCGATGCCTCGGGCCGCTGCCGGCCGGTGCCAATCAAGGACTCCAACTTCATGATCCAGGCCGACTCGATCATTGCCGCGATCAGCCAGGACGTGGAGCCCACCGCCAATAACGGCATTGACTTTGCCATGACCCGCTGGGGCAC
It encodes:
- a CDS encoding NAD(P)-dependent oxidoreductase; protein product: MAIPRQKATELAVADRVTNFDEVTAGYDQETALREAERCLTCKKPTCRNGCPIHNNIPGFIQLLREGRVEDAYWTIRETSSLPAVCSRVCPHEFQCEGSCVRGKKGEPVAIGMLERYIVDWMVSNNKNMMQECARPKGKKVAIVGSGPAGMTVAFYLAHAGYECTIFESLPRSGGMLIVGIPAYRLPRDIIDAEFDALKSCGVKIINNVVIGKDKSLEELKQEFDAVFMGIGAHASRKLGIDGEELEGVSHGVDYLRKINLGETMDIGRKVVVVGGGNVAIDVARTALRTGSDQVFILYRRTKQEMPAAAAEIHHLEEEGVKIEFLAAPVRIHGQNGRLTKIECIRMKLGECDASGRCRPVPIKDSNFMIQADSIIAAISQDVEPTANNGIDFAMTRWGTYEVDEDTLQTSVPWIFAGGDAVLGPQTAAKAVYQGKVAAESIIRFLEGRDLKEGRFPEKEAVAAEKK